One segment of Tenrec ecaudatus isolate mTenEca1 chromosome 1, mTenEca1.hap1, whole genome shotgun sequence DNA contains the following:
- the TLE2 gene encoding transducin-like enhancer protein 2 isoform X2, protein MYPQGRHPTPLQSGQPFKFSILEICDRIKEEFQFLQAQYHSLKLECEKLASEKTEMQRHYVMYYEMSYGLNIEMHKQAEIVKRLSGICAQIVPFLTQEHQQQVLQAVERAKQVTVGELNSLIGQQQLQPLSHHAPPVPLTPRPAGLVGGSATGLLALSGALAAQAQLAAAAKEDRAGVEAESSRERAPSRSASPSPPESLVEEDHLSGPGGNGKQRVEDKDLSGPYDSDEDKSDYNLVVDEDQPSEPPSPATTPCGKVPICVPARRELVDSPASLASSLGSPLPRAKELVLNDLPASTPASKSCDSSPPQDTSTPGPSSASHLRQLAAKPVLPTDNTALRSPLTLSSPFTTSFTLGSHSTLNGDLSVPSSYVSLHLSPQVSGSMVYGRSPMMAFESHPHLRGSSISSSLPSIPGGKPAYSFHVSADGQMQPVPFPSDALVGAGIPRHARQLHTLAHGEVVCAVTISGSTQHVYTGGKGCVKVWDVGQPGAKTPVAQLDCLNRDNYIRSCKLLPDGRSLIVGGEASTLSIWDLAAPTPRIKAELTSSAPACYALAVSPDAKVCFSCCSDGNIVVWDLQNQTMVRQFQGHTDGASCIDISDYGTRLWTGGLDNTVRCWDLREGRQLQQHDFSSQIFSLGHCPNQDWLAVGMESSNVEILHVRKPEKYQLHLHESCVLSLKFASCGRWFVSTGKDNLLNAWRTPYGASIFQSKESSSVLSCDISGNNKYIVTGSGDKKATVYEVVY, encoded by the exons ATGTACCCGCAGGGAAGGCACCCG acCCCGCTGCAGTCTGGCCAGCCCTtcaagttctctatcttggagaTCTGCGACCGGATCAAAGAGGAATTCCAGTTTCTTCAAGCTCAGTACCACAG TCTCAAGTTGGAATGCGAGAAGCTGGCCAGTGAGAAGACAGAAATGCAGCGACATTATGTCATG TACTACGAGATGTCATATGGACTGAACATTGAAATGCATAAGCAG GCTGAGATAGTCAAACGCCTCAGCGGGATCTGTGCTCAGATTGTCCCCTTCCTGACCCAGGAG CACCagcagcaggtgctccaggcggTAGAGCGGGCCAAGCAGGTGACGGTTGGGGAGCTGAACAGCCTCATTGGG CAGCAGCAGCTCCAGCCACTGTCCCACCATGCCCCGCCTGTGCCCCTCACCCCACGTCCAGCCGGGCTGGTGGGTGGCAGTGCCACGGGGCTGCTCGCCCTGTCCGGAGCGCTGGCCGCCCAGGCCCAGTTGGCTGCTGCAGCCAAAGAAGATCGAGCAGGTGTGGAGGCCGAAAGCTCCCGAG AGAGAGCCCCGAGCAGG AGCGCATCCCCTTCGCCCCCTGAGAGTCTGGTGGAGGAGGACCACCTGAGTGGCCCCGGGGGCAACGGGAAGCAGAGAGTGGAGGACAAGGACCTCTCGGGCCCTTAC gacAGCGACGAGGACAAGAGTGATTACAACCTGGTGGTGGACGAG GACCAGCCCTCCGAGCCCCCCAGCCCCGCTACCACCCCGTGTGGAAAGGTGCCAATTTGCGTCCCTGCCCGTCGAGAGTTGGTGGATAGTCCAGCCTCTTTGGCGTCCAGCCTTGGCTCACCGCTCCCCAGAGCCAAGGAGCTTGTCCTG AATGACCTTCCCGCCAGCACCCCTGCCTCCAAGTCCTGCGACTCCTCCCCGCCCCAGGACACCTCTACCCCAGGGCCCAGCTCAGCCAGCCATCTCCGCCAGCTCGCAGCCAAGCCGGTGCTGCCCACAGACAACACTG CCCTGAGGAGCCCCTTGACACTGTCCAGCCCCTTCACCACGTCCTTCACTCTGGGCTCCCACAGCACCCTCAATGGGGACCTGTCTGTGCCCAGCTCCTACGTCAGCCTCCACCTGTCCCCTCAGGTCAGCGGTTCTATGGTGTATGGACGTTCCCCCATG ATGGCATTTGAGTCCCACCCACACCTCCGAGGGTCATCCATCTCATCCTCCCTGCCCAGTATCCCTGGGGGAAAACC GGCCTACTCCTTCCATGTGTCCGCCGATGGGCAGATGCAGCCCGTGCCCTTCCCCTCGGACGCCCTGGTGGGCGCGGGCATCCCGCGGCACGCGCGGCAGCTGCATACGCTGGCGCACGGCGAGGTGGTCTGCGCTGTCACCATCAGCGGCTCCACACAACACGTGTACACGGGCGGCAAGGGTTGCGTGAAGGTGTGGGACGTGGGCCAGCCGGGGGCCAAGACGCCGGTGGCCCAGCTGGACTGCCTG AACCGGGACAATTACATTCGCTCCTGCAAACTGTTGCCGGATGGCCGGAGTTTAATCGTCGGTGGCGAGGCGAGCACCTTGTCCATCTGGGACTTGGCAGCACCCACGCCCCGCATCAAGGCCGAGCTGACCTCCTCGGCCCCCGCCTGCTATGCGCTGGCGGTCAGCCCCGACGCCAAGGTCTGCTTCTCATGCTGCAGTGATGGCAACATCGTGGTGTGGGATCTGCAGAACCAGACCATGGTCAG GCAGTTCCAGGGCCACACCGATGGAGCCAGCTGCATTGACATCTCCGACTATGGCACCAGGCTCTGGACAGGAGGGCTGGACAACACCGTGCGGTGCTGGGACCTGCGGGAGGGCCGCCAGCTACAGCAGCATGACTTCAGCTCCCAG ATCTTCTCCTTGGGCCACTGCCCGAACCAGGACTGGCTGGCGGTCGGCATGGAGAGCAGCAACGTGGAGATTCTGCACGTGCGCAAGCCGGAGAAGTACCAGCTGCACCTGCATGAGAGCTGCGTGCTCTCGCTCAAGTTCGCCTCCTGCG GAAGGTGGTTTGTGAGCACTGGCAAGGACAACCTGCTCAACGCCTGGAGGACGCCGTACGGAGCCAGCATTTTCCAG TCCAAGGAGTCGTCCTCCGTCCTGAGTTGCGACATCTCCGGGAATAACAAGTACATCGTGACGGGCTCGGGGGACAAGAAGGCCACGGTGTATGAGGTGGTCTACTGA